The genomic DNA GAGCAAGCTATGAAGAATCAGCTAAAATAGCAAATACAGGAGCAGGAGTAGTAGTTGGTAGAGTAGGAACATCAGTTGTAACAAAAGAAGAAATAATTGAATTTTATGAAGAAATATATGATAAACATAATTTAAAAATAGAAGAAAAAAAATATTAAAGAAAGGATAAAAATATGTATAGAATAGGTAATGGATATGATGTTCATAAACTAGTAGAAAATAGAAAACTAATATTAGGTGGAGTAGAAATACCTTATGAATATGGATTACTAGGGCATTCTGATGCAGATGTTCTTATTCATGCTGTTATGGATGCGTTATTAGGAGCACTTGCACTAGGTGATATAGGACAGCATTTCCCTGATACTGATGAAAAATATAAGGGAATATCAAGTATAGAATTATTAAAACATGTGAATAAATTAATAGTATCTAAAGGATATGAGATAGTCAACATTGACTCTATTATAGTCATGCAAAAGCCTAAATTAAAAGGTTATTTATTTGAAATGAGAGAAAATATATCAAAAGTAGTTGATATAGAAATAGAGAATATAAATATAAAAGCAACTACAGAAGAAAAATTAGGATTTACAGGAAATGGAAATGGGGTTAAATCTTATGCGGTTGTAATGTTAAAAAAAAGTAATAAATTTTAATTAAAAAAATTTGATAATTAAAAAAAATAGAGGTAAACTTGTATTAGAGTTTTAAAATTTCAAAATAAATGATATAATTTCTTAAAATAATATTTGGAGGTTATATCATGAAATTAATAGTAGGACTTGGTAATCCAGGTAAAAAATATGAAAAAACTAGACATAATATAGGATTTAATGTTATTGATAATTTAGCAAAAGATTTAGGTGTGGAGAATTTTAGAGAAAAATTCCAAGGTCTTATTGCAGATACGACTTTTAGGTCAGAAAAAGTTTTATTACTTAAGCCACAAACGTATATGAATCTTAGTGGAAATTCATTAATTGAAGTTGTGAATTTTTATAAACTAGATATAGAAAATGATATTATTGTAATATATGATGATATGGATTTAAAATTGGGTGAGCTAAGAATTAAAGCAAAAGGAAGTGCAGGAGGCCATAATGGAATAAAATCTATAATAAGTCATATAGGAGATAAATTTATTAGAGTAAAATGTGGAATAGGAAAACCTAAAGAAAAAGGAGAAGTTATAAATTTTGTATTAGACAATTTTGCTAAAGCAGAAATAGAAGAGGTAGATACTTTAATTGAAAATGCGAAAAATGCCACAAAAGATATTTTAATTTCAAAATCTTTAGATAGAGTAATGCAAAAGTATAATAGAAAAAAATAACAAATATTATTGATTTTAAGAGTAAAAAAACTTTTTAAGCCTAAAAAAACCTTTAAAAATAAAAAGGAATTGGTTTAAGAAGTTTTTTTTCGATATTAAACCATACTTTACAAAGTGAATTTTTAATCAAAGTAAATTTTGAAAAAACAAATAATAAAAACATACAAAATAAAAAAATAACTTACTTTACAAAATTTTTAAAAACAGTTATTATATAAAGTGAATGTTAATTATAATTTAACAAAGGAGTTGAATTAAATGAAATTATTTAGTTTTAAAGGTGGTATACATCCGCCTGAAAACAAAGATTTAACAGAAAATTTAAAGATTGAAGATTTTAAAATTCCAAAAGAAATATGTATACCTCTTCTTCAACATATAGGAGTAGTACTAGAGCCTCTTGTAAAAGTGGGAGATAGGGTAAAAAAAGGTCAAAAAATAGGAGATAGTAGTGGTTTTTTATCATCACCTGTACATTCATCAGTAAGTGGAGTGGTAAAAAAAATAGAAGTTAGACCTTTTCCAGTAAGTGGTAGAGTAAATACGGTAATTATTGAGAATGATTATGAAGAAGAAATTTTTGAATATCCCAAATATAAAGAATATGAAAAATTAACAAAAGATGAATTATTAAAGATAGTAAGAGAAATGGGAATAGTAGGACAAGGTGGGGCAACATTTCCGACACATATAAAACTTAATCCACCAAAAGATAAAAAAATAGATGTCTTATTAATAAATGGTGCAGAATGTGAGCCATATTTAAATGCTGATAATAGGCTTATGCTTGAACAAACAGAAAAAGTAGTAAAAGGAATAGATATATTTAGACATATTTTAGGAGTGCAAAGAGTAGTAATAGGGATAGAAGAAAATAAAGAAGAAGCAATTCATAAAATGAAAGAAGAAGCTTCTAAATATGGAATGGAAATAGCAGTACTTAAAACAAAATATCCTCAAGGAGGAGAAAAACAATTAATAAAAGCTGTTTTAGATAGAGAAGTACCTTCTGGTAAATTACCATCAGAGGTAGGAGTAGTAGTACAAAATACGGCTACAGCATTATCTGTATATGAAGCAGTGATTGAAGGAAAACCAGTAATAGAAAAAGTACTTACAGTGTCAGGGCTGGGA from Hypnocyclicus thermotrophus includes the following:
- the pth gene encoding aminoacyl-tRNA hydrolase, with translation MKLIVGLGNPGKKYEKTRHNIGFNVIDNLAKDLGVENFREKFQGLIADTTFRSEKVLLLKPQTYMNLSGNSLIEVVNFYKLDIENDIIVIYDDMDLKLGELRIKAKGSAGGHNGIKSIISHIGDKFIRVKCGIGKPKEKGEVINFVLDNFAKAEIEEVDTLIENAKNATKDILISKSLDRVMQKYNRKK
- the ispF gene encoding 2-C-methyl-D-erythritol 2,4-cyclodiphosphate synthase; the encoded protein is MYRIGNGYDVHKLVENRKLILGGVEIPYEYGLLGHSDADVLIHAVMDALLGALALGDIGQHFPDTDEKYKGISSIELLKHVNKLIVSKGYEIVNIDSIIVMQKPKLKGYLFEMRENISKVVDIEIENINIKATTEEKLGFTGNGNGVKSYAVVMLKKSNKF
- the rsxC gene encoding electron transport complex subunit RsxC; translation: MKLFSFKGGIHPPENKDLTENLKIEDFKIPKEICIPLLQHIGVVLEPLVKVGDRVKKGQKIGDSSGFLSSPVHSSVSGVVKKIEVRPFPVSGRVNTVIIENDYEEEIFEYPKYKEYEKLTKDELLKIVREMGIVGQGGATFPTHIKLNPPKDKKIDVLLINGAECEPYLNADNRLMLEQTEKVVKGIDIFRHILGVQRVVIGIEENKEEAIHKMKEEASKYGMEIAVLKTKYPQGGEKQLIKAVLDREVPSGKLPSEVGVVVQNTATALSVYEAVIEGKPVIEKVLTVSGLGVKTPKNLRVRIGTQFKEILDYVEIDREKTEKLVMGGPMMGLAQHSEEVPVIKGTSGILALTKKEMNPYKSRACITCGKCVDACPMNLSPLMYAKLARFQEWKEMDKYDLLDCIECGSCSFVCPANRPLTEGIKIGKAKLRAMKR